From a single Arachnia propionica genomic region:
- a CDS encoding DUF1648 domain-containing protein — protein MTTHNTGSALPPRRPSSLRRRAILIPMVVAACFSAGSALAVWMIRDDLPTQIAVHWGANGRADGFTDLAGVIATGTALSLLLPLGMIGLGAVLREEHRMSGVAAGLGSFVATLMALVVHAQRGSASTGEASPGLGLGVGAGVGIGVGLLTWLVTRAPRGEAVALTAPLHDGTSQPETGDRIAWTGRTTTGRMIWIVLPILLVPAGSMAVIFAAQGHWSAAVVALALAVLGVASTLAIHSRVIIDFRGIRVVGLGTVRWVSLPLSALDGATSTTAYPLGDFGGWGRRVSLDGTTDGFVTAEGPALRITRVEGKPLVITVRDAETAATVLNTLIQRRTVTSTPRETRM, from the coding sequence ATGACCACACACAACACCGGATCCGCCCTCCCCCCGCGACGCCCGTCGTCGCTTCGACGCCGCGCGATCCTCATTCCCATGGTCGTCGCCGCCTGTTTCTCCGCCGGTTCAGCCCTAGCCGTCTGGATGATCCGTGACGACCTGCCCACGCAGATCGCTGTGCATTGGGGAGCCAATGGCAGGGCGGACGGCTTCACCGATCTGGCCGGGGTCATCGCGACGGGAACGGCCTTGTCCCTGCTCCTGCCACTCGGCATGATCGGACTCGGAGCAGTACTCCGGGAGGAGCACCGGATGAGTGGCGTCGCAGCCGGGCTGGGCTCCTTCGTCGCCACCCTGATGGCCCTGGTCGTACACGCGCAACGCGGCTCCGCCTCCACTGGCGAAGCATCGCCCGGCCTCGGCCTGGGAGTGGGCGCCGGGGTGGGAATCGGCGTCGGACTACTCACCTGGCTCGTCACCCGCGCCCCACGGGGAGAAGCCGTGGCGCTGACCGCCCCGCTGCACGACGGAACGAGCCAGCCCGAGACGGGCGATCGGATCGCCTGGACCGGTCGCACCACCACGGGCAGGATGATCTGGATCGTTCTTCCCATCCTGCTGGTACCCGCCGGATCGATGGCCGTCATTTTCGCGGCACAGGGACACTGGAGCGCCGCTGTCGTCGCGTTGGCACTTGCCGTCCTTGGCGTGGCCTCGACGCTGGCCATCCACTCACGGGTGATCATCGACTTCCGCGGGATCAGGGTGGTCGGCCTCGGCACTGTCCGCTGGGTCAGCCTTCCGTTGAGCGCTCTGGATGGCGCAACATCGACCACGGCATACCCCCTGGGCGATTTCGGCGGTTGGGGACGCCGCGTCTCCCTCGACGGCACGACGGATGGTTTCGTCACCGCCGAGGGCCCGGCTCTCCGCATCACCCGGGTGGAGGGAAAACCCCTGGTGATCACCGTCAGGGATGCCGAGACCGCGGCAACGGTGCTCAACACCCTCATCCAACGCAGAACGGTCACGTCCACACCTCGGGAAACGAGGATGTAA
- a CDS encoding SPFH domain-containing protein, protein MTTNVPLPSTPDVDVQERRAWTMPAPVGLLGIVVAAGLIALGVQQSIIKNLPLGPILIGIGALAVAVLASGVCMLSPGEAKVLEFLGSYVGTVRKPGLWFVVPCVVQKKISVKVHNFETHELKVNDADGNPINIAAIVVWQVADTAQAKYAVEDHIDFVRVQSEAALRHIAMSHPYDNQNTAITLRGDTEVIAKEMANEVAARIALAGLRVVETRISSLAYASEIAQAMLQRQQAAAIIAAREKIVEGAVSMVQDALTQLEAADVVVLDDERRAAMVSNLLVVLCGDSRATPIVNTGSLYQ, encoded by the coding sequence ATGACCACCAACGTTCCGCTTCCCTCCACCCCGGATGTCGACGTGCAGGAGCGCCGCGCCTGGACCATGCCCGCCCCCGTCGGCCTGCTGGGAATCGTCGTGGCCGCCGGACTGATCGCCCTGGGCGTCCAGCAGTCCATCATCAAGAATCTGCCCCTGGGGCCGATCCTCATCGGGATCGGCGCCCTTGCAGTGGCCGTCCTCGCCTCCGGGGTGTGCATGCTCAGTCCCGGTGAAGCGAAGGTGCTGGAATTCCTCGGCTCCTACGTGGGCACCGTCCGCAAACCCGGCCTGTGGTTCGTGGTCCCGTGCGTCGTCCAGAAGAAGATCTCGGTCAAGGTCCACAACTTCGAGACCCACGAGTTGAAGGTCAACGACGCCGACGGCAACCCGATCAACATCGCCGCCATCGTCGTGTGGCAGGTGGCCGACACCGCCCAGGCCAAGTACGCCGTCGAGGACCACATCGACTTCGTGCGCGTCCAGTCCGAGGCAGCGCTGCGGCACATCGCGATGAGCCACCCCTACGACAACCAAAACACCGCGATCACGCTGCGCGGCGACACCGAGGTGATCGCCAAGGAGATGGCCAACGAGGTGGCGGCGCGAATCGCACTGGCCGGACTGCGCGTCGTCGAGACCCGGATCTCGTCGCTGGCCTACGCCTCCGAGATCGCACAGGCGATGCTGCAGCGCCAGCAGGCCGCCGCCATCATCGCGGCCCGCGAGAAGATCGTCGAGGGCGCGGTCTCCATGGTCCAGGACGCCCTCACCCAGCTCGAGGCCGCCGACGTCGTGGTCCTCGACGATGAGCGCCGAGCCGCGATGGTCTCCAACCTCCTGGTGGTGCTGTGCGGCGACTCGCGGGCGACACCCATAGTCAACACGGGGTCGCTGTATCAGTGA
- a CDS encoding toxin-antitoxin system HicB family antitoxin → MTPRSADRPERKQLLLRLDPSVHTALARWASDDLRSVNAQIEYLLRDALKRTGRLPGDAAPMRRPGRPPKSEPD, encoded by the coding sequence GTGACCCCGAGGTCCGCGGATCGGCCGGAGCGCAAACAGCTGCTGCTCCGGCTCGATCCATCCGTGCACACGGCCCTGGCACGCTGGGCCTCGGACGACCTGCGGTCGGTGAACGCACAGATCGAATACCTGCTCCGAGACGCCCTGAAGCGGACCGGCCGCCTGCCGGGCGACGCCGCCCCCATGCGCCGCCCAGGCCGTCCTCCGAAATCGGAACCCGACTGA
- a CDS encoding aldo/keto reductase: MERRRMGSSGVSVSTLTLGTMTFGAESPAEESLAMLDTYVEAGGNFIDTADVYADGVSEEIVGEWFRSRPQEITREMVLATKGRFPTSALGGSLGASRRHLRRALTESLRRLRVDHIDLYIVHSWDPITPVEETMDFLDQAISDGLIGYGGISNYLGWQIQRAVRACDVRGLRRPVMLQPSYSLLRREAEWEMLPSAADAELGVMAWSPLAGGWLTGKYSRDDTPTGATRLGENPQRGIEAYDRIARDERTWDILDALRQIADDNDTTPANVALAWVVAQPGITTAILGARTVEQLRANLAAASVTLAPDQLAELTSVSTPQTGPWPYGPDGVTQRSRGEDEG, from the coding sequence GTGGAACGCAGGCGAATGGGCAGCAGCGGGGTTTCGGTCTCGACTCTGACACTGGGAACGATGACCTTCGGCGCGGAATCCCCAGCTGAGGAATCCTTGGCGATGCTGGACACCTACGTGGAGGCGGGCGGCAACTTCATCGACACCGCCGACGTCTACGCCGATGGCGTTTCCGAGGAGATCGTCGGCGAGTGGTTCCGCTCCCGACCGCAGGAGATCACCCGGGAGATGGTGCTGGCGACGAAGGGACGTTTCCCCACCTCGGCGCTCGGCGGGTCACTCGGGGCGTCGCGGCGACACCTGCGCCGCGCCCTGACCGAGAGCCTGCGCCGTTTGCGGGTCGATCACATCGACCTCTATATCGTGCACTCCTGGGATCCCATCACTCCGGTCGAGGAAACCATGGACTTCCTGGACCAGGCGATTAGCGACGGCCTGATCGGCTACGGAGGCATCTCCAACTACCTGGGATGGCAGATCCAGCGTGCCGTGCGGGCCTGCGACGTGCGGGGGTTGCGCCGCCCCGTCATGCTGCAGCCCTCGTATTCGCTGCTGCGCCGCGAGGCCGAGTGGGAGATGTTGCCCTCGGCTGCCGATGCGGAACTGGGTGTGATGGCGTGGTCACCGCTGGCGGGCGGCTGGCTGACAGGCAAGTACTCCCGGGACGACACCCCGACGGGCGCCACCCGGCTGGGTGAAAACCCGCAGCGCGGCATCGAGGCCTACGACCGGATCGCCCGCGACGAGCGCACGTGGGACATCCTCGACGCCCTCCGGCAGATCGCCGACGACAACGACACCACCCCGGCGAATGTCGCGTTGGCCTGGGTGGTCGCGCAGCCCGGCATCACCACCGCGATCCTGGGCGCCCGGACCGTCGAACAGTTGCGGGCGAACCTGGCCGCGGCGTCGGTCACCCTCGCACCGGACCAGCTGGCGGAGCTGACCTCCGTCTCCACCCCTCAGACGGGTCCGTGGCCGTACGGTCCCGATGGCGTGACCCAGCGGTCGCGAGGCGAGGATGAGGGGTAA
- a CDS encoding CPBP family intramembrane glutamic endopeptidase, whose translation MMEMWAILSPLLVVWSIMMAAVGGVSFALAWLIPRWRKAIPSAVSVMIGLMGLCLGFSLLDGVSTSELGRILLGGLWAEQGWLPNWWLALAAALLGLAGAWSGYELERRLLMLRGRRSSGTLTGSLALPGRKESMSGVAAIAKNPLWFFLLSICAAVGEEFLFRGAMLERMWISRESAVTAISTGWWLVLVQAVLFSSIHVAFGWRTLVAKCWLGILLGCTALMGGLFLGGLVPHLFHQWLVLKQFWNPRSGTSNRSRRSKMGDSISSSPDAGAFRAVSASRITADNFYQDGKESHR comes from the coding sequence ATGATGGAGATGTGGGCCATATTGAGCCCGTTGCTCGTGGTTTGGAGCATCATGATGGCCGCCGTTGGCGGAGTGAGCTTCGCTTTAGCGTGGTTGATTCCCAGATGGCGCAAGGCTATTCCAAGTGCTGTCTCGGTGATGATCGGCTTGATGGGGCTGTGCTTGGGTTTCAGCCTGTTGGACGGTGTTTCCACGTCTGAATTGGGAAGGATTCTGCTTGGCGGACTGTGGGCCGAGCAAGGCTGGTTGCCAAATTGGTGGCTGGCTCTTGCGGCAGCGCTCCTGGGTCTGGCAGGCGCTTGGTCTGGATATGAGCTCGAGCGCCGCTTATTGATGCTGCGTGGCCGCAGATCCTCCGGTACGCTGACTGGCTCGCTGGCCCTACCCGGAAGAAAAGAGAGCATGTCTGGCGTGGCCGCGATAGCGAAGAATCCTTTGTGGTTCTTTCTGCTGTCCATCTGCGCGGCTGTTGGTGAGGAATTCTTGTTTCGTGGCGCGATGCTCGAACGCATGTGGATATCTAGAGAAAGCGCAGTTACTGCCATCAGTACAGGGTGGTGGCTGGTCTTAGTGCAAGCAGTGTTGTTCTCCAGCATCCATGTTGCTTTCGGGTGGCGAACCTTGGTGGCCAAGTGTTGGCTTGGAATCCTATTGGGGTGTACAGCCCTGATGGGTGGGCTGTTCCTTGGCGGTCTTGTTCCTCACCTTTTCCACCAGTGGTTGGTGCTGAAGCAGTTCTGGAATCCAAGGAGTGGTACCTCCAACAGATCGCGCAGATCAAAGATGGGAGATTCGATTAGTTCATCTCCCGATGCCGGTGCTTTTCGGGCTGTTTCTGCATCTCGAATCACGGCTGACAATTTTTACCAGGACGGGAAGGAGAGTCATCGATGA
- a CDS encoding SagB/ThcOx family dehydrogenase produces the protein MADSTLSSETFESLIEEIAAMSPEGRHALDETVGAIQDLENAGVAPALRRVIHRVFERSMVEFFSEETASSMQLPTRLVRFTLPDPEGIPLPRISDFPEISLSSVLDSRRSKRDYARRPMELEELSGVLQMAFLSNATEDGYGTRDVPQMPYPNIGGLDPVEVVVIINNVSGMERGYYRYDKVGHRLVLVSLGDYRQPLVEATFENDWIFYAPVIVVLSNDQRKVAWKYKTRGYRISFMDVGAALQNLYLSCTAHEMSCCAVAGYHDDKINRLMGYPPGGDRNVGCVVPIGPRPHSARIDRSTRR, from the coding sequence ATGGCTGACTCGACCTTGAGCAGTGAAACTTTCGAAAGCCTCATCGAAGAGATTGCTGCCATGTCGCCGGAGGGGCGTCATGCTCTTGATGAAACCGTTGGTGCGATTCAAGATCTTGAAAATGCTGGCGTCGCCCCTGCGCTTCGGAGAGTGATACACAGGGTTTTTGAGCGTTCCATGGTGGAGTTTTTTTCGGAGGAGACTGCGTCCAGTATGCAGTTGCCGACGAGGCTGGTTCGTTTCACTCTCCCAGATCCAGAGGGTATTCCTCTTCCGCGTATTTCTGACTTCCCCGAAATTTCTTTGTCTTCGGTGCTAGATTCTCGGCGTTCCAAGCGTGATTATGCGCGGCGTCCGATGGAGTTGGAGGAGCTGAGCGGCGTTCTTCAGATGGCTTTCCTAAGTAATGCAACAGAGGACGGCTACGGAACGCGTGACGTGCCCCAGATGCCCTACCCGAATATAGGTGGCCTAGACCCGGTGGAGGTCGTGGTGATCATCAACAACGTCTCGGGAATGGAGCGGGGGTACTATAGGTACGACAAAGTTGGGCACAGGCTGGTTCTGGTTTCGTTGGGAGATTACCGTCAGCCGTTGGTGGAGGCCACATTTGAGAATGACTGGATATTCTATGCACCAGTAATCGTTGTCTTGAGTAACGATCAGCGAAAGGTGGCTTGGAAGTACAAGACTCGCGGCTACCGAATCTCGTTCATGGATGTGGGAGCTGCCCTTCAAAATCTCTATCTGTCCTGCACCGCTCATGAGATGAGCTGCTGTGCTGTAGCAGGGTATCATGATGACAAGATCAACCGGCTTATGGGATATCCGCCAGGCGGAGATCGCAACGTGGGGTGCGTTGTTCCGATCGGCCCGCGCCCGCATAGTGCGCGTATCGATCGTTCAACACGGCGGTGA
- a CDS encoding YcaO-like family protein, producing the protein MKEQVYNHSLPWAESSSEVASFEGLEEMLDAYSPFGQIRNVLSSFRSGVGIGGFQGSATPLSLDHVFRRIVGMSSLGVGLDREIYGGGKGLTISDSVASSLGEAVERMLAAFSSLALEETDADITATARQMRDEGYNIVGPEDFDSFTQEQLETPGFRCVPWTEDTRLAWHKGTNLITGEDWWAPGQFIHLFYVPREKEDRIGASSSGGLATGYDDAHALTHALLEVVERDALNLAWFCKIPLTRIMLDEPFRDKAIDRWMQIAERAGMKISFYLHRLDMPEFFVVTASAVEPGLDAHSYVSGGGVGVEIEHAIRSALAEVVQAERMVRSPTLAPRWELTQGFKRRFTVKRDADLDDFTNFIQVVDYYGFRENQERLDWYLRDPGMPTIKLSECRTDGEFTDDYDRVIDLYKKYNLTPIAYPLTPESFHKIRLRKVFVPELAPAFPPNIPLIGHRRYRELRQRMGISDTPWTPADFPTDPLPYP; encoded by the coding sequence ATGAAAGAACAAGTATACAACCATAGTTTGCCATGGGCCGAATCCTCATCTGAAGTGGCAAGCTTCGAGGGCCTTGAGGAAATGCTGGATGCCTATAGCCCTTTCGGTCAGATACGAAACGTCCTATCTTCATTTCGCTCAGGGGTCGGGATAGGTGGATTTCAAGGTTCTGCAACGCCGTTGTCCTTGGATCATGTATTTCGTCGGATCGTTGGAATGAGTTCTCTTGGGGTCGGGCTGGATCGTGAAATCTATGGTGGAGGTAAAGGGCTGACTATTTCGGACTCCGTGGCATCGTCCTTGGGAGAAGCCGTCGAACGTATGCTTGCTGCTTTTTCCTCCCTAGCGCTCGAAGAAACAGATGCCGACATCACAGCTACGGCACGCCAGATGCGCGATGAAGGGTACAACATTGTGGGCCCGGAAGATTTTGATTCCTTCACGCAGGAGCAGCTGGAAACGCCAGGATTCCGTTGTGTCCCTTGGACCGAGGACACGCGATTGGCATGGCACAAGGGAACCAACTTGATCACGGGCGAAGACTGGTGGGCTCCTGGACAGTTCATACATTTGTTCTATGTTCCAAGGGAGAAGGAAGACCGTATCGGGGCCTCTAGTTCAGGTGGTCTGGCCACGGGGTATGATGACGCACATGCACTTACGCATGCCCTGCTGGAAGTGGTCGAGCGCGACGCGTTGAACTTGGCGTGGTTCTGTAAAATTCCGCTGACCCGCATCATGCTCGACGAACCCTTCCGAGACAAGGCGATCGATCGGTGGATGCAAATTGCTGAACGCGCTGGGATGAAAATTAGTTTCTATCTCCACCGTCTCGACATGCCAGAGTTTTTCGTAGTGACGGCATCGGCGGTTGAACCGGGGCTGGATGCACATTCATATGTTTCAGGCGGCGGCGTCGGTGTTGAGATCGAGCATGCTATTCGGAGTGCGCTGGCTGAGGTCGTTCAGGCAGAGCGGATGGTTCGCAGCCCAACATTGGCACCAAGATGGGAATTGACCCAGGGATTCAAGAGACGTTTCACGGTCAAGCGCGATGCCGATCTCGATGATTTCACCAACTTCATTCAAGTGGTTGATTACTATGGTTTCCGTGAGAACCAAGAACGATTGGACTGGTATCTGAGAGATCCTGGCATGCCTACCATAAAACTCTCTGAGTGCCGCACGGATGGAGAGTTCACAGATGACTATGATCGAGTGATCGATCTGTACAAGAAATACAATTTGACGCCGATCGCTTACCCTCTGACGCCGGAGAGTTTCCACAAGATTCGCTTGCGCAAGGTATTCGTTCCTGAACTGGCTCCGGCATTTCCTCCAAATATTCCTTTGATCGGACATCGTCGCTACCGAGAACTTCGGCAGCGAATGGGAATTTCGGATACGCCATGGACACCGGCAGATTTCCCAACCGACCCCCTCCCCTATCCCTGA
- a CDS encoding ABC transporter permease, whose translation MNDRETVDRPRKMTPAVGVPWWKILTVWTRQEVTLLLREPVAVFFSMMFPVIMYVFIGIPYGDKDIGDGIKFIDAMFSALIVSVIANLLLMGLPIYLAELRSKGVDKRYAILPLPGGVFIWAVLLATLTLVLAAAIIIITVVAVRDGIRPQLWELQYLALVLGCVIWLSAMGFFIGALRISSRTTQALSAVLFFTMFFGSGAAVPLEGLPEVLQQILEWNPLKQWLDVMVDVYVGKQPSEAKYLRLLMAIPLTLICVFVGLHSWKRRR comes from the coding sequence ATGAACGATAGAGAGACGGTTGACCGCCCCCGAAAAATGACTCCTGCAGTTGGGGTTCCGTGGTGGAAAATCTTGACGGTGTGGACGCGGCAGGAGGTTACCCTGCTGCTACGGGAACCTGTTGCGGTATTTTTCTCGATGATGTTCCCAGTCATCATGTATGTTTTCATCGGGATTCCGTACGGAGACAAAGATATTGGTGACGGCATCAAATTTATTGACGCGATGTTCTCCGCCTTGATAGTGTCGGTTATCGCGAACCTCTTGCTCATGGGACTTCCGATATATTTGGCTGAGTTGCGCTCGAAGGGTGTCGACAAGCGTTACGCTATCCTGCCGCTGCCGGGCGGCGTGTTTATATGGGCAGTCCTGTTAGCCACCTTGACGCTCGTGCTCGCAGCGGCGATCATTATCATCACGGTGGTGGCGGTCAGGGATGGTATTCGTCCCCAGCTGTGGGAACTGCAATACCTTGCTTTGGTGTTAGGGTGCGTCATCTGGCTCTCCGCCATGGGGTTCTTCATCGGTGCACTGCGTATCTCGTCTCGGACCACGCAGGCCCTGTCGGCAGTACTGTTCTTCACTATGTTCTTCGGTTCCGGCGCCGCGGTGCCTCTGGAGGGTCTACCGGAAGTGCTGCAGCAAATTCTTGAGTGGAATCCACTCAAGCAATGGCTCGACGTAATGGTTGACGTTTATGTAGGAAAGCAGCCGAGCGAGGCAAAATATCTAAGGTTGCTGATGGCAATTCCTTTGACGCTCATCTGCGTCTTTGTCGGCCTGCATTCGTGGAAACGGAGACGTTGA
- a CDS encoding ABC transporter ATP-binding protein → MSQAADPVVEWDGVVKRYPKATVNALDDVSFSVNVGEIVVLVGPNGSGKTTAMEMASGLRLPSRGAVKVLGQAVRPAGHQRSVIGVQLQESGLPARVRVKEAFRAVKCLYADPGPVDEIISQLGLNEYINAPVESLSGGWLRRLDVALACVGKPKALVLDEPTSGIDPVARSHMWEFLRRRRADGTGVLVSTHDLSEAEAYADRLLVLNRGHLVLQGGVSEVLGIAGGEWRLRIIGAEPDFDQWSRTNHHDFISAGDSRIFIGDRSSVSRLGEELETAREAGAVHYLDSLRGPIRLEDVFAFAIDARSDLPVDDR, encoded by the coding sequence ATGTCTCAGGCAGCGGATCCTGTTGTGGAATGGGATGGCGTAGTCAAACGCTATCCCAAGGCAACTGTCAATGCCCTTGATGACGTTAGCTTCAGTGTTAATGTCGGTGAGATTGTTGTCTTGGTGGGTCCGAATGGTTCAGGTAAAACAACTGCCATGGAGATGGCTTCAGGATTGCGACTTCCCTCTCGAGGGGCTGTGAAAGTGCTGGGACAAGCGGTCCGGCCAGCAGGTCATCAACGCAGTGTCATTGGCGTGCAATTGCAGGAATCGGGTCTTCCGGCACGAGTGCGTGTCAAGGAGGCGTTCAGGGCTGTTAAGTGCCTTTATGCAGATCCTGGACCAGTGGACGAGATCATCAGCCAGTTGGGATTAAATGAGTACATCAATGCTCCTGTTGAGTCTTTGTCGGGCGGGTGGCTGAGAAGATTGGATGTCGCCTTGGCGTGCGTCGGGAAACCGAAGGCGCTGGTGCTGGATGAGCCGACCAGCGGTATCGATCCGGTCGCCCGAAGCCACATGTGGGAGTTCCTCAGGCGGCGTCGCGCGGATGGCACGGGGGTGTTGGTGTCAACGCACGACCTGAGTGAGGCTGAGGCCTACGCGGATCGGCTTCTAGTACTCAACCGTGGGCACCTGGTTCTTCAAGGTGGAGTAAGCGAGGTTCTTGGGATTGCGGGCGGAGAATGGCGTCTCCGAATCATCGGTGCCGAACCCGACTTCGATCAGTGGTCACGAACGAACCATCATGATTTTATCTCGGCTGGAGATTCCAGGATTTTCATCGGAGATCGCAGCTCCGTCAGCAGGCTGGGCGAAGAACTCGAGACCGCTCGAGAAGCGGGTGCTGTTCACTATCTTGATTCCTTGAGAGGGCCCATTCGCTTGGAAGATGTGTTCGCTTTTGCCATTGACGCCCGATCCGACCTACCTGTGGATGATCGATGA
- a CDS encoding TetR/AcrR family transcriptional regulator, translating into MRRDTRSALLDVAQQRFAVDGFAGTSVRDLAAAVGIKESSVYNHFASKQAVLDALLARIDERLVAVARRFGVPLGDPEDAAPVYETITLEQLGTAAGGFLDVWVHDPDVVAARRVLTLEQYRTPEAARLLRELTVERPLAFQAAVFAELIRKKRFRPADPEALALAFWGPILAILAAAEEPGREPEAQRLLRLHLEHFRATHVVATDATGMP; encoded by the coding sequence ATGCGTCGTGACACCCGATCCGCCCTGCTGGACGTCGCGCAGCAGCGTTTCGCCGTTGACGGTTTCGCAGGTACCTCCGTCCGAGACCTCGCCGCCGCGGTCGGCATCAAGGAGAGTTCCGTCTACAACCATTTCGCCAGCAAGCAGGCGGTGCTCGACGCGCTGCTCGCCCGCATCGACGAACGCCTGGTCGCGGTGGCGAGGCGTTTCGGAGTCCCGCTCGGCGATCCGGAGGACGCCGCGCCCGTCTACGAAACCATCACCCTTGAGCAGCTGGGAACCGCTGCCGGCGGTTTCCTGGACGTCTGGGTGCACGACCCGGACGTCGTCGCCGCGCGTCGCGTTCTGACCCTCGAGCAGTACCGCACCCCGGAGGCTGCCCGGTTGCTGCGTGAGCTGACCGTGGAGCGTCCGCTGGCCTTCCAGGCGGCTGTTTTCGCCGAACTCATCCGCAAGAAACGGTTCCGCCCCGCAGACCCGGAGGCCCTCGCCCTGGCCTTCTGGGGCCCGATCCTGGCGATCCTTGCCGCGGCGGAAGAACCCGGTCGCGAACCCGAGGCGCAACGTCTGCTGAGGCTTCATCTGGAGCATTTTCGAGCCACCCATGTGGTGGCCACCGACGCTACGGGGATGCCATGA